A section of the Streptomyces sp. NBC_01591 genome encodes:
- a CDS encoding carbohydrate ABC transporter permease — MTTLTTFVSTNDRQRPGVRAAVRSVQVFTLILLLLIGIGPLYWMVKGAVSPPTELTTQPLALWPDRPALGNFSTAYTDLSVGRYLMNTVLVVGGSWFVQLFVSATAGFALSVLRPRFGKVVYGAILATMFVPYTVNMVSLFMTVIDVPFLHLNLGDTYWAIWLPAGTNAFTVLLAKQFFDALPKELFDAARVDGASTWQLLTKIVLPMSKPVLAVISLLAVMHSWKDFIWPLVAITDPEKQPISVALAQLATQAPQDQLIAAMVLAVAPPVLVFVVCQKYIVAGLGFTGVKG; from the coding sequence ATGACCACGCTCACCACCTTCGTCTCCACCAACGACCGCCAACGCCCCGGCGTACGCGCCGCAGTGCGCTCCGTCCAGGTGTTCACCCTGATCCTGCTGCTGCTCATCGGCATCGGACCGCTGTACTGGATGGTCAAGGGCGCGGTCTCGCCGCCCACCGAGCTCACGACTCAGCCCCTGGCCCTCTGGCCGGACCGGCCGGCCCTGGGCAACTTCTCGACGGCGTACACCGATCTGAGTGTCGGCCGCTATCTGATGAACACCGTCCTGGTGGTCGGCGGATCGTGGTTCGTGCAGCTCTTCGTCTCGGCCACGGCGGGCTTCGCCCTTTCGGTGCTCAGGCCGAGGTTCGGCAAGGTCGTCTACGGGGCGATCCTCGCCACGATGTTCGTGCCGTACACGGTGAACATGGTCAGCCTCTTCATGACCGTGATCGATGTGCCGTTCCTCCACCTCAACCTGGGCGACACCTACTGGGCTATCTGGCTGCCGGCCGGCACGAACGCCTTCACGGTGCTGCTCGCCAAGCAGTTCTTCGACGCCCTGCCGAAGGAGCTGTTCGACGCGGCGCGGGTCGACGGGGCGAGTACCTGGCAGCTGCTCACCAAAATCGTCCTGCCCATGAGCAAGCCGGTGCTCGCCGTGATCAGTCTGCTCGCGGTGATGCACTCCTGGAAGGACTTCATCTGGCCACTGGTGGCCATCACCGACCCCGAGAAGCAGCCGATCAGCGTCGCTCTCGCCCAGCTCGCCACGCAGGCTCCGCAGGACCAGCTGATCGCCGCGATGGTGCTCGCCGTCGCCCCGCCGGTGCTCGTCTTCGTCGTCTGCCAGAAGTACATCGTCGCCGGGCTCGGCTTCACCGGAGTCAAGGGCTGA